In Bacteriovorax stolpii, a single genomic region encodes these proteins:
- a CDS encoding THUMP domain-containing class I SAM-dependent RNA methyltransferase: MAKVPPKKDGFKKREGEGYRGNNRGDRRDRRDQKDPKQFSDVKSTPRAKVNADGTKEFDQSTFFASCPREVEHLLEKEIRDLGITRIEVEKGGVAFKAETEQALDVLLNSRVASRVFKELQVYTISTEKDLYSLAKEKWWDKVFNVQQTFKINTLFDRDAKESFNNSMIFSQLLKDAIADNFREKYGERPSVDTGRPDITFLLRVERKPGTPQFNARILVDMCGDPISNRGYREESLKAPLRENLAASIIMSTDFDPEKDIFTDSMCGTGTLLIEAILIRAKVAPTYLKIRQYIEKRVPVFDFIKHPWFQADRKAQRLFDERAQAIYNHSLAALNELQTRQFFGFDISERAMETTRIHLHNAMIDQQIVTLNKRDATKITPMDDPPGIVICNPPYGERMGEEDELKGLYKSYGENLKHNFKGFRAYVFTSNPLLRKEISLGTSERKTFFNGSLECRLLKYELY, encoded by the coding sequence ATGGCTAAAGTTCCACCAAAAAAAGATGGATTCAAAAAACGCGAAGGCGAAGGTTACCGTGGCAACAATCGCGGTGATCGCAGAGACCGCAGGGATCAAAAAGATCCTAAACAGTTCAGCGACGTTAAAAGTACACCAAGAGCAAAAGTAAATGCTGATGGAACAAAAGAATTCGACCAGTCGACATTCTTTGCTTCATGCCCGAGAGAAGTTGAGCATCTTTTAGAAAAAGAAATCAGAGATCTTGGCATCACTCGTATTGAAGTGGAAAAAGGCGGAGTTGCTTTTAAAGCAGAAACGGAACAAGCACTGGATGTTCTTTTAAATTCAAGAGTCGCTTCAAGAGTTTTTAAAGAGCTTCAAGTTTACACAATCTCAACTGAAAAAGACCTCTACTCTCTTGCTAAAGAGAAGTGGTGGGATAAGGTTTTTAACGTTCAACAGACGTTTAAAATCAACACACTTTTTGATCGCGACGCTAAAGAGAGCTTCAACAACTCAATGATCTTCTCACAACTTCTAAAAGACGCTATCGCTGATAACTTCAGAGAGAAATACGGCGAAAGACCAAGTGTTGATACGGGAAGACCAGATATCACTTTCCTTTTACGAGTCGAAAGAAAACCAGGAACGCCTCAATTCAACGCCCGCATTCTGGTTGATATGTGTGGTGACCCAATCTCTAACCGCGGCTACAGAGAAGAGTCACTAAAAGCACCACTAAGAGAAAACCTGGCCGCTTCGATCATCATGTCGACAGACTTTGATCCAGAAAAAGATATCTTCACTGATTCAATGTGCGGAACAGGAACACTTCTGATTGAAGCGATTCTTATCAGAGCAAAAGTGGCTCCGACTTATTTAAAAATCAGACAGTATATTGAAAAGCGTGTTCCGGTTTTTGATTTCATCAAGCACCCCTGGTTTCAGGCCGACAGAAAAGCACAACGCCTTTTTGATGAAAGAGCACAAGCGATTTACAACCACTCTCTTGCTGCTTTAAACGAACTTCAAACAAGACAATTTTTTGGTTTTGATATTTCAGAGCGTGCGATGGAAACAACTCGTATCCACCTTCACAACGCTATGATTGACCAGCAGATCGTGACTCTCAACAAGCGCGACGCTACCAAAATCACTCCGATGGATGATCCTCCGGGAATCGTTATCTGTAACCCTCCTTACGGAGAGCGTATGGGTGAAGAAGATGAGCTAAAAGGGCTTTATAAGTCTTATGGTGAAAACTTAAAGCACAACTTCAAAGGATTCAGAGCTTATGTTTTCACATCGAATCCGCTTTTAAGAAAAGAGATCTCGCTTGGGACATCTGAGAGAAAGACGTTTTTTAACGGGAGTCTTGAGTGTCGATTACTTAAGTATGAATTGTACTAG
- a CDS encoding acyl-CoA dehydrogenase, with protein sequence MAQFKTDLKDIHFNLFNMLKIQNNGVGENDMKDIINECNKFIEKEVYPSRTIGDHEGVKLANGKVTAPQSFKEGMKKYYENGWHAIGYPEEIGGMPVPHTVSLVCQSIMNGANVSFSMYPGLSRGAMDVILKVGTQEQKDTYVPNMISGLWGGTMCLTEPGAGSDVGAVITTATPNGNGTYKMKGIKIFISSGDNDFYENIIHLVLAKTPGAPAGTKGLSLFIVPKIRLDGTPNDVVCTKIEEKMGIHGQATCEMTFGAQGNCEGYLIGKEFEGMVNMFILMNEARLLCGVQGEAQANLVYMLTEQYARERSQFGKEIVNHPDVKRTLLKMRSMARSMRSLILYTGDQFDRAHHGDKAAEDEIAFLTPICKSYCSDEGFQVAVDAIQTHGGYGFCSEYGIEQFARDLKIASIYEGTNAIQAMDFVMRKILKDNAKTFMGIGAKIQKTMARPEAQEFADELAALGKNLQKAQEILAQFGALAKANKFDTILFHSMNFLNFSANLIGAWLLLEGACEAVIAAKTAQSQEDKDYYQSKKVDFRFYVQQQLVKNAGIAQSILNFKEDLSQLNV encoded by the coding sequence GTGGCTCAATTCAAAACAGATCTCAAAGATATTCACTTCAACCTTTTTAATATGCTTAAAATCCAAAACAACGGTGTTGGTGAAAACGACATGAAGGATATTATCAATGAATGCAACAAGTTCATTGAAAAAGAAGTCTACCCAAGCAGAACAATTGGGGACCACGAAGGGGTAAAGCTTGCTAACGGAAAAGTAACAGCACCTCAATCTTTCAAAGAAGGGATGAAAAAATATTACGAAAATGGATGGCACGCGATTGGATACCCGGAAGAAATCGGTGGTATGCCAGTTCCTCACACTGTATCGCTTGTTTGTCAGTCGATTATGAACGGGGCCAATGTTTCATTCTCTATGTATCCAGGACTTTCTCGCGGGGCCATGGATGTAATCCTAAAAGTTGGAACTCAAGAACAAAAAGATACATATGTACCAAACATGATCTCTGGATTATGGGGTGGGACAATGTGTTTAACTGAGCCGGGAGCGGGAAGTGATGTAGGTGCAGTTATCACGACAGCAACTCCAAATGGAAACGGCACTTATAAAATGAAAGGGATTAAAATCTTCATCTCTTCAGGAGATAACGATTTTTATGAAAATATCATCCATTTGGTTCTGGCAAAAACTCCAGGGGCCCCTGCGGGAACGAAAGGTCTTTCATTGTTTATCGTTCCAAAAATTCGCCTTGATGGAACTCCAAACGATGTTGTGTGTACAAAAATCGAAGAAAAAATGGGGATCCATGGACAAGCGACTTGTGAGATGACTTTCGGAGCTCAAGGTAACTGTGAAGGTTACTTAATTGGTAAAGAGTTCGAAGGGATGGTCAACATGTTCATTCTTATGAACGAAGCTAGACTTCTTTGTGGTGTTCAAGGTGAAGCGCAAGCAAACCTGGTTTATATGTTAACTGAACAATACGCTCGCGAGAGATCGCAATTTGGAAAAGAAATTGTAAATCACCCGGATGTTAAAAGAACTCTTTTAAAAATGAGATCGATGGCGCGTTCAATGAGAAGCTTGATTCTTTATACAGGGGATCAGTTCGACCGCGCTCACCACGGCGATAAAGCAGCTGAAGATGAAATTGCATTCCTAACTCCAATCTGTAAATCATACTGCTCTGATGAGGGGTTCCAGGTAGCTGTTGATGCTATCCAGACTCACGGTGGATATGGATTCTGTTCAGAGTATGGAATCGAGCAATTTGCTCGCGATCTAAAAATTGCTTCAATCTACGAAGGGACAAACGCTATCCAGGCGATGGACTTCGTGATGAGAAAAATTTTAAAAGACAACGCTAAAACGTTTATGGGAATCGGAGCAAAAATCCAGAAGACGATGGCACGCCCAGAAGCTCAAGAGTTTGCTGATGAACTAGCGGCACTAGGAAAGAATCTGCAAAAAGCGCAAGAGATCCTGGCGCAGTTTGGAGCTCTGGCGAAGGCCAATAAGTTCGACACCATTCTTTTCCATTCAATGAACTTCTTAAATTTCTCTGCGAACTTAATTGGCGCATGGCTACTTCTTGAAGGTGCATGCGAAGCAGTGATTGCAGCAAAAACAGCTCAATCTCAGGAAGATAAGGATTATTACCAGAGTAAAAAAGTCGACTTTAGATTTTATGTCCAGCAACAACTGGTTAAAAATGCGGGTATTGCGCAGTCAATCCTGAATTTCAAAGAGGACTTATCTCAATTGAATGTTTGA
- a CDS encoding formylglycine-generating enzyme family protein → MNTTKYSLFSLIIGLTLFSQVAKSDELCSFELKGKSANFTMCESKKSHSKLKSVFITQLSHALMIPSEFEAIIKRDNPIYRPDHKGYRMGLANLQWLNAREALERVKTFAADSSFTVTESKAWSDQEKDLQEGISARKDFPAWRKKFNAVVDKMIQDFSKKENITFTKTQIAGNPILRDILSTEYWSEKNQWKVEWVKIPKGKNILGSNKLQPGHFPDETEFTYENKAEFQLMASPITQMQWMQIMGSNPSRFKQRSYCPESVPFLGSAEICPDNPVENISANDVLDFITILSLTYPELKTRLPDQNEWEFAARAQASTIFWFGSNFDDVAKNCWEEVGAKQQTHPVKSKPRNPFGLSDTCGNVWQLTKNKNEYLLKGGSWTGGPRILRPATKTKIAADGRFINVGFRLIKK, encoded by the coding sequence ATGAACACAACAAAATACAGCTTATTCTCTCTTATTATCGGTCTCACTCTTTTTTCTCAAGTCGCAAAGTCTGATGAACTTTGCTCATTTGAGTTAAAAGGCAAGAGTGCTAACTTCACCATGTGTGAGAGTAAAAAATCGCACTCTAAATTAAAATCCGTTTTCATTACGCAATTAAGTCACGCTTTAATGATTCCTTCTGAGTTTGAAGCGATCATTAAAAGAGACAATCCAATTTATAGACCAGATCATAAAGGCTACCGCATGGGGCTTGCCAACCTTCAATGGTTGAATGCCAGAGAAGCACTTGAGCGAGTCAAGACATTTGCTGCAGATTCCAGTTTTACAGTAACTGAATCTAAAGCATGGAGTGACCAAGAAAAAGATCTTCAAGAAGGAATTTCGGCCCGCAAAGATTTTCCAGCGTGGAGAAAGAAATTCAATGCTGTTGTTGATAAAATGATTCAAGACTTCTCTAAAAAAGAAAACATCACTTTCACTAAAACTCAGATCGCTGGTAATCCCATTTTGAGAGACATCTTATCAACAGAGTATTGGAGTGAGAAAAATCAATGGAAAGTGGAGTGGGTTAAAATCCCAAAAGGGAAAAATATTTTAGGATCTAATAAGCTTCAGCCTGGCCATTTCCCTGATGAAACTGAATTTACTTACGAAAATAAAGCAGAATTTCAACTCATGGCCTCTCCCATCACTCAGATGCAATGGATGCAGATCATGGGATCAAATCCTTCTCGCTTCAAACAAAGATCGTATTGCCCTGAGAGTGTCCCGTTTTTAGGTTCGGCGGAAATTTGTCCTGACAACCCAGTTGAAAATATTTCGGCCAATGATGTTTTAGATTTTATAACGATTTTATCCCTCACTTATCCAGAGTTAAAAACAAGGCTACCAGATCAAAACGAGTGGGAGTTTGCAGCGAGGGCCCAGGCGAGCACGATCTTCTGGTTTGGATCAAACTTCGATGATGTGGCAAAAAACTGCTGGGAAGAAGTAGGCGCAAAACAACAAACTCATCCGGTGAAATCAAAACCTAGAAATCCATTTGGGCTTTCAGATACATGTGGAAACGTTTGGCAGTTAACGAAGAATAAAAATGAATATCTGCTTAAAGGTGGAAGCTGGACAGGGGGGCCGCGCATTTTAAGGCCTGCAACTAAGACGAAGATTGCGGCGGATGGAAGGTTTATTAATGTTGGATTTCGTTTAATTAAAAAATAA
- the ahcY gene encoding adenosylhomocysteinase, producing the protein MAFTDYKVKDMSLADWGRKEIEIAETEMPGLMALRAEFGKSKPLKGAKIAGCLHMTIQTAVLIETLVELGAEVRWSSCNIFSTQDQAAAAIAAAGIPVFAWKGMNEKEFDWCIEQTLKWPDGSGLNMILDDGGDLTVMVHSKYPELIANIKGLSEETTTGVHRLYDMMKKGELKMPAININDSTTKSKFDNLYGCRESLVDSVKRATDVMVAGKVCVVAGYGDVGKGSAGSFRGLGGRVIVTEIDPICALQAAMEGYQVMKMEDAVKLGDIFVTATGCRDVITGKHMEQMKDGAIVANIGHFDLEIEVAYLNKTAKKINIKPQVDQYVMPSGKKLIVLAEGRLVNLGCGTGHPSFVMSNSFTNQVMAQMELWANHKNYENKVYVLPKHLDEKVARLHLEKIGVKLDTLTSAQSEYLGVKVEGPYKPDHYRY; encoded by the coding sequence ATGGCCTTTACGGATTACAAAGTAAAAGATATGTCACTGGCTGACTGGGGACGTAAGGAAATCGAAATCGCAGAAACAGAAATGCCAGGATTAATGGCCCTACGTGCGGAATTTGGAAAATCAAAGCCTCTAAAAGGCGCAAAAATTGCTGGATGTCTTCACATGACAATCCAAACTGCAGTACTAATCGAAACTCTTGTTGAACTTGGCGCAGAGGTTCGTTGGTCATCTTGTAACATCTTCTCTACTCAAGACCAGGCCGCTGCTGCTATTGCTGCTGCAGGGATTCCTGTTTTTGCTTGGAAAGGAATGAACGAAAAAGAATTCGACTGGTGTATTGAGCAAACTCTTAAGTGGCCAGATGGATCAGGACTAAACATGATTCTTGATGACGGTGGTGACTTAACTGTTATGGTTCACAGCAAATACCCTGAGCTAATCGCTAACATCAAAGGTCTATCTGAAGAAACAACAACAGGTGTTCATAGACTTTACGATATGATGAAAAAAGGCGAACTAAAAATGCCTGCTATCAACATCAACGATTCAACAACTAAATCAAAATTCGACAACCTTTACGGATGCCGTGAGTCTCTAGTTGACTCTGTTAAGAGAGCAACAGACGTAATGGTTGCTGGTAAAGTGTGTGTTGTTGCTGGATACGGTGACGTAGGTAAGGGATCTGCTGGATCATTCCGCGGTCTTGGTGGACGTGTAATCGTAACTGAAATCGATCCTATCTGTGCTCTTCAAGCAGCGATGGAAGGATACCAGGTTATGAAAATGGAAGACGCTGTAAAGCTAGGAGACATTTTCGTAACAGCTACAGGATGTCGTGACGTAATCACTGGCAAGCACATGGAGCAAATGAAAGATGGGGCCATCGTTGCTAACATCGGTCACTTTGACCTTGAAATCGAAGTTGCTTACCTAAATAAGACAGCTAAAAAAATTAACATTAAGCCTCAAGTAGACCAATACGTAATGCCTTCAGGAAAGAAACTTATCGTTCTTGCAGAAGGACGTCTGGTTAACCTTGGATGTGGTACAGGTCACCCTTCATTCGTAATGTCTAACTCGTTCACAAACCAAGTTATGGCACAAATGGAGCTATGGGCGAACCACAAGAACTACGAAAACAAAGTTTACGTACTTCCAAAACACCTTGATGAAAAAGTAGCTCGTCTTCACCTTGAAAAAATCGGGGTAAAACTAGATACATTAACATCTGCTCAATCAGAGTACCTAGGTGTTAAAGTTGAAGGTCCATACAAACCAGACCACTACAGATACTAA
- a CDS encoding phosphotransferase, with product MASYTQISLAEAEEILKLYGRSKVKKCTPLSLGISNSNYRVDLENETVLLKISNDKNQQQLADEQAILVYLKECGYPYSLKPFPLTSGEFIYNYGPYFGVLYPFVQGIPPGPSDYTCQEVGRAIAELHVLKHDQEKMNSLRPHESVGYGPKEILDYIKSPSCPADFKAGFLSLFPDHLEGFMNAGFETGIIHGDLYYDNTLFDNNKISTVLDFEQAGIGEYILDLGISISGTCLEKGMVITPLVNSYLMGYESVRALSIVEKKFLDQSIILGLLSISLWRIKRFKERNLNPLMENSYRDLLVRALNYFEMRKQEI from the coding sequence ATGGCAAGTTATACACAAATCAGCCTCGCAGAGGCAGAAGAAATATTGAAGCTCTACGGTCGGTCAAAGGTGAAAAAGTGCACTCCACTTTCGCTGGGAATTTCTAATTCTAACTACCGCGTTGATTTGGAGAACGAAACAGTTCTGCTCAAAATCTCCAATGACAAAAATCAACAACAGCTTGCTGATGAGCAAGCTATTTTAGTGTATTTAAAAGAGTGTGGTTACCCTTACTCACTAAAACCTTTCCCTCTGACTTCAGGGGAATTCATTTACAATTACGGTCCGTATTTCGGAGTGCTTTATCCCTTTGTCCAAGGGATTCCTCCAGGGCCTTCTGACTACACTTGCCAAGAAGTGGGAAGAGCTATTGCTGAGCTTCATGTTTTAAAACATGACCAAGAGAAAATGAATTCACTTAGACCCCATGAGTCTGTGGGCTATGGCCCTAAAGAAATATTAGACTACATCAAGTCCCCAAGCTGCCCGGCTGACTTCAAGGCCGGTTTTCTTAGTCTTTTCCCCGACCACCTGGAAGGGTTTATGAATGCCGGTTTTGAGACCGGTATCATCCACGGGGACCTCTACTACGACAACACGCTTTTTGATAACAATAAAATCAGCACTGTACTGGACTTCGAGCAGGCCGGCATCGGTGAATACATCCTCGATCTGGGGATTTCGATTTCCGGAACGTGCCTGGAAAAAGGAATGGTCATAACACCACTAGTAAACTCATACCTTATGGGGTATGAATCAGTCAGAGCGCTTTCAATTGTTGAAAAGAAATTCTTAGACCAGTCCATTATTCTTGGACTCCTTTCGATCTCTTTATGGAGAATCAAAAGATTTAAAGAAAGAAACCTCAACCCTCTGATGGAAAATTCCTACAGAGACCTGCTTGTGCGCGCATTAAATTATTTTGAAATGAGAAAACAGGAAATATAA
- a CDS encoding TrmH family RNA methyltransferase: protein MAKKINGLMTKEMRIYGENACLAVFKKRPQDIIQLFLTKEMMKKFPHVTKYCAQNKKAYHIVERAELEKMTKATHHEDICMLIKEAPSKSLEAYLSLKPENAVIIALENVSNPHNIGAILRNAAHFGATGIIVPDKKVADSASSIRTSEGGSEFVDIFEAKDFKKALALLAKNKFQIITTSSHAKASLYDVKWEKKVVIVFGEEAEGLSKDLLAVGTTIKIPGTDHVESLNVSVASAVILSDYYQKVKTNEINPRFK, encoded by the coding sequence ATGGCCAAAAAAATCAACGGACTAATGACAAAAGAAATGAGGATTTACGGAGAAAACGCCTGCCTGGCCGTTTTCAAAAAACGTCCTCAGGATATTATTCAACTATTTTTGACTAAGGAAATGATGAAAAAGTTTCCTCACGTCACTAAATACTGCGCTCAAAACAAAAAGGCCTACCACATTGTTGAGCGCGCAGAACTGGAGAAAATGACCAAGGCCACTCACCATGAAGATATCTGCATGTTGATTAAAGAGGCCCCATCAAAGTCACTTGAGGCCTATCTTTCATTAAAACCGGAAAATGCAGTCATCATCGCTTTGGAAAATGTATCCAACCCACACAACATTGGGGCCATCTTAAGAAATGCCGCTCATTTTGGAGCAACAGGAATCATTGTTCCCGATAAAAAAGTCGCTGATTCTGCTTCTTCCATCAGAACGTCTGAAGGTGGATCTGAATTCGTCGATATTTTTGAAGCCAAAGACTTTAAGAAGGCACTGGCCCTTCTGGCAAAAAATAAATTCCAAATTATCACAACCTCTTCACACGCCAAGGCGAGCCTTTACGATGTGAAATGGGAAAAGAAAGTTGTGATCGTTTTTGGAGAGGAAGCTGAAGGTTTAAGTAAAGACCTTCTTGCTGTAGGTACAACTATTAAAATCCCTGGTACTGACCACGTTGAAAGCTTAAACGTTTCCGTCGCTAGTGCTGTCATACTTTCTGACTATTATCAAAAGGTGAAAACAAATGAAATCAATCCACGGTTTAAGTAA
- a CDS encoding SAM-dependent methyltransferase — translation MGIEILSQHGRLMLCKGEAQDVVFAQDTWLNVEILPYTSISHAAELLKARARRWSHFSLNNHRRAELILDKVPRAKIKRYDFLEEIPKTPIGVFSLLSDAEIIISPETTCPLPFGEIHFNEDKVNPPSRAYLKLWELFTLYGYKPAPGMKTIDVGSCPGGWTWVLQTVGTNVVSVDKAPLAPKIAALPNIEFKQESAFGLRPQHVGKLDWFFSDIICYPDKLLELVNRWRESGLVDNFACTIKFQQPTDFETMFKFKAIPNSRVVHLSCNKHEVTWIHTKEPIK, via the coding sequence ATGGGTATTGAAATCCTCTCGCAACATGGCAGATTAATGCTCTGTAAGGGAGAGGCGCAAGACGTGGTCTTTGCTCAGGATACGTGGCTCAACGTCGAAATCCTGCCGTATACCTCCATTTCTCATGCCGCAGAACTTCTAAAGGCCCGCGCCCGCAGATGGAGTCACTTTTCACTCAATAATCACCGCAGAGCTGAATTAATTCTGGATAAAGTGCCTAGGGCGAAAATAAAGCGCTATGACTTCCTGGAAGAGATTCCCAAGACTCCGATTGGAGTTTTCTCACTTCTTTCCGATGCAGAAATCATCATTTCTCCTGAGACAACTTGTCCGTTACCTTTTGGTGAAATCCATTTCAATGAAGATAAAGTGAACCCTCCCTCACGCGCTTACTTAAAGCTTTGGGAGCTCTTCACGCTGTATGGTTATAAACCAGCTCCAGGAATGAAGACGATTGACGTTGGCAGTTGTCCAGGTGGATGGACTTGGGTGTTGCAGACAGTGGGGACAAATGTCGTGAGTGTTGATAAAGCTCCTCTTGCCCCGAAGATCGCGGCCCTTCCCAATATTGAATTTAAACAAGAAAGTGCGTTTGGTTTAAGACCACAGCATGTAGGAAAACTAGATTGGTTTTTCTCTGATATTATTTGTTACCCGGATAAACTTTTAGAACTGGTCAATCGCTGGCGTGAGTCGGGACTTGTCGACAACTTTGCATGTACGATTAAGTTCCAACAACCGACGGACTTTGAGACGATGTTTAAGTTTAAAGCTATTCCAAATTCTCGCGTTGTTCATCTTTCATGTAATAAACACGAAGTGACGTGGATTCATACTAAGGAGCCCATTAAATGA
- a CDS encoding class I SAM-dependent methyltransferase: MHQLLNVIKERIPQNGECARLFHGRGKKWEGLEHLSIDFFPPTILITTYKEIESDEKSALVDLLLSIPEISFESIVLQKRHLKNDNVEVLKGEMPAEAFAVEKAEKYSLNLKKPQNTGFFLDMGLGREWLRQHSQNKRVLNLFSYTCSLSVAAFKGQAQAVANVDMSQPALNVGEKNHRLNGIEIDGRKTKFFHYDIMKSLGVISKRGPYDIVIIDPPTNQGLSFKVERDYHKIIRRLPEMVSEDAVIMACLNSPYLGSDFLLNAFKEHAPEFIFQEKMYASFSDMEVNPEEGLKILFFKRQA, from the coding sequence ATGCACCAACTGCTTAATGTGATCAAAGAGCGCATTCCTCAAAATGGGGAATGCGCCAGGCTTTTTCATGGAAGAGGAAAAAAATGGGAAGGGCTTGAGCATCTTTCCATTGATTTTTTCCCACCGACGATCTTAATCACTACCTACAAAGAAATTGAATCAGATGAGAAATCGGCCCTGGTCGATCTTTTACTTTCTATTCCTGAAATTTCATTTGAGTCAATTGTTTTACAAAAGCGCCATTTAAAAAATGACAACGTGGAAGTTTTAAAAGGGGAAATGCCCGCTGAAGCTTTTGCTGTGGAAAAAGCAGAGAAATACTCACTCAATTTAAAAAAACCTCAGAACACAGGATTTTTTCTGGATATGGGATTGGGAAGAGAGTGGTTGAGACAACACTCGCAAAATAAACGAGTGCTCAATCTTTTTTCTTATACCTGCTCGCTCTCTGTCGCCGCTTTTAAGGGGCAAGCTCAGGCCGTGGCCAATGTGGATATGAGCCAGCCGGCACTTAATGTGGGTGAGAAAAATCACCGTTTAAACGGCATTGAGATCGACGGCAGAAAGACTAAATTCTTCCACTACGATATTATGAAATCGTTGGGAGTCATCTCTAAAAGAGGCCCTTACGATATTGTGATTATTGATCCGCCGACAAATCAGGGTCTGAGTTTTAAAGTGGAAAGAGACTATCATAAAATTATCCGCCGCCTGCCGGAAATGGTCAGCGAGGATGCAGTTATCATGGCCTGTTTGAATTCGCCTTATTTAGGCAGCGATTTTCTTTTAAACGCTTTTAAAGAACATGCACCAGAGTTTATTTTTCAAGAGAAAATGTACGCCAGCTTCAGCGATATGGAAGTGAACCCGGAAGAAGGATTAAAAATTCTCTTTTTTAAGCGCCAAGCTTAG